The nucleotide window TGAAGATACCCTGGGAGACAGCCAATTCATTGACCTGTTCCAGCGCATCGCGCAGGGCCGCGCGGAACTCGGGCGTACCAGGCTTTGCACCGGTCTTCAAAGCGCGAGGAATCGCATCGGCGATCAGTTGGCCCGCATCCCACATATGACCGCCAAAGGTATTGGTTGTCCCTGGGCCGTATTTACCTTCGTAGGCCTTGACGTAGACCAAGGCGCTGTCTTTGACCGGATTGCTGTCGGGCAGTTGTGCAGCCACCAACAGGGGGCCAGCCGGCAGAATCATGCCTTCGCAGGCCTGGCCGCAGACCCGCAGCACATCATTATTGGCAGCCCCGTGGGTCTGGTAGATCTGACCTTTGTAGCCACGCTCGATGAGTTCGCGCTGCGGCAGGGCCACCGGCGTGCCGGAAGCGGCGATCAGAATGCCATCGGGCTTCGCCGCCAAGAGCTTGAGCGTCTGGCCGGTCACGCTGGTGTCCGGACGGGCAAAGCGCTCGGTTGCCACAAGCTTGATGCCCTTGGCTTCGGCCGCTGCCTTCATTTCCTGCAGCCAGCCCTCGCCATAAGCATCGCTGAAACCAATGAAACCCAGCGTCTTGACGTTTTGCTTGACCATGGCATCGGCCAGGGCGCTGGCCATCAAAGCATCGTTTTGCGGGGTCTTGAAGACCCATTTGCGCGGCCCATCGACGGGCTCGACCAGTTTGGCATTGGCCGCCACACTGACCATCGGCGTACCGGTCTCGGCGGCTACGTCCGACATCGCCAGCGAAGCCGGGGTAATCGACGTGCCCAGCACCACATCCACGTGGTCGTCCGCCGTGAATTTACGGATGTTCTTGACTGCCTGTGTGGTGTCGGTCGCATCATCGAGAATGATGTATTCCACTGCCTGACCGCCGATTTCAGTGGGCAGTAAAGCCACGGTATCGCGCTCTGGGATACCCAGCGAGGCGGCCGGGCCTGTGGCCGAGACCGTCACGCCCACCTTGATCTGTGCCGAAACGGCCAGCGGCAAGGCCGCCAACAGGGCAGCAGCACCCAGGGTCAATCGAAATGAAGTTGCTAAACGCATGCTTGTCTCCGTGTAGTATTTGGGGCATGAATAGCCAGCATCAACCGCAGCGCACCATGTGCCGCTACGCAATCCATATTTATAAATCAGCTACTTCCCAGCATGAATCATAAATGGGGGTCATATTATCCCAGCCACACGCAATCTGCTGCTAATTTCTTAGGTAATCCACAAAAACAGCGGACTGGCCCGAAAATCCGGTATGAAATGCAACCAGCAATGACCCCGCCCGCACTCGCTGCGCAATCTCGTATAAGATAAAGCTTTGTCTGTTCAGACATCTATCTGTTACTGCCTGTTTTCCGTGAACAAGATCACCCGCACCGACGCTCAATGGCGTGCTCAGCTCTCCCCCGACGAATTCAACGTCACCCGCCTGAAGCACACTGAACGCCCCTTTACCGGCCGCTACTGGGACAGCACACAAGCTGGCACCTATGTTTGTGTCTGCTGCGGCACCCCGCTGTTCGTCTCCGACACCAAGTTCGATGCAGGCTGCGGCTGGCCCAGCTATTTTCAGCCCATCCGCCCCGACAGCATCCGCGAAGAACGCGACGACAGCCACGGCATGGTGCGCATCGAAACCCTTTGCGCCACCTGCGATGCCCACTTGGGGCACGTGTTTCCGGATGGCCCCGCGCCGACCGGTTTGCGCTATTGCATCAACTCTCTTTCTCTTAAATTCATCCCGGCCGAATGAAAAAATTTCTCTTCGACCTTTTCCCGCTGATCCTGTTTTTTCTGGCCTATAAGCTAGGCGACAGCTATGTGGGCAAGGACGCTGCCATTTATGTGGCCACCGGCATCGCCATTGTTGCCTCTGTCTTGCAAATTCTCTGGCTGGCCCTGACCCGCCGAAAAATCGAGGCCACCCACTGGATCAATGTCTCCATTATCACGGTGTTCGGCGGGGCCACAATCCTGCTGCACGACGATACTTTCATCAAATGGAAACCCACGGTGCTGTACTGGCTGTTCGGGGTGATCTTGCTGGGTACGCGCCTATTTGCCGGACGCAATCTGATGCGCCGCCTGATGGGGGAAAAAATCGCCCTGCCCGACCACGCCTGGGCCCGCCTGAACGACAGCTGGGCCGGGTTCTTCATATTTTCCGGCATGCTTAACCTGTATGTGGCGTTTTCCGGGCGTTTCACCGAATCCCAATGGGTGGACTTCAAGGTCTTCGGCCTGACGGCGCTGCTGGTGGTGTTCGTCATCGTGCAGTCCCTATGGCTGGGCCGGCATATGCAAGCCCAGCCCGACACTGCCCCCGAACATCTTCCGGCCAAGCCCACGGACCCCTCATGAGCACCCCTGCCGACTTACCGTCTGCTGCGGTTTTATTACGCGACCAATTACTGCAGCGCCTGCAGGTTCTGTCGCCCAGCACCCTGAATCTGATCGACGAATCGCACTTGCATATCGGTCATGCCGGCGCCGAAGGCGGCGCACGGCACTTTCGGCTGCAAATCGTGTCCAATCAATTTCATGGGCACTCTACTCTCGCACGCCATCGTCTTGTGTATGATTGCGTGCGCGATCTGATGCCTTATCCTGTTCACGCATTGGCCATCGAGGCCAGCACTCCCCCCTCCGAAGGACTTTCATGAAACGTTTTGCTGTTGTTGCCCTGGCAGCCTCTCTTGCCCTACCGGTCTACGCCAAGGATATTGCCACTGTCAATGGCCAAGGAATCACCCAAGAAAAATTCGATCAGTTCATCAGCCTGCTCGTCACCCAGGGTGCCCAGGATTCCCCCCAGTTGCGCAGCCAGGTCAAACAAGAAATGATCAACCGTCTGGTCGCCGTCCAGGCCGCTGAAAAAGCCTGCAAAAAGACCCTGCCGTCAAACAAGAAGCCGAACTCGCCACGCAAAGCATTCTGGTGCGTGCCCTGATGGCCAAATACCTGAAAGACAATCCAGTCACCGAAGCTGACCTGAAAAAAGAATACGACACCATCAAGGCCGAGCAAGCCAACCGCAAGGAATTCAAGCTGCGGCACATTCTGGTCAAGACCGAAGACGAAGCCAAGGCCTTGATCAAAGCCATCAAAGCGAAGAAAACCACCTTCGAGGCAGCGGCCAAGAAAGACTCCATCGATACCGGCAGCGGCCAAAATGGCGGGGAACTTGGCTGGGGCCCCACCACCAACTACGTGCCTGAGTTCGCCCAGGCCGTCGAAAGCATGAAGAAAGGCCAACTCAGCACGGATCCGGTGCAAACCCAGTTTGGCTGGCACGTGATCCAAGTCGAGGACGAACGTCCGGTGGCCTTCCCCTCATTCGACGAGGCCAAGCCCCAGCTGGAAGAAATGATGCGCCAGCAAGAACTGTCCACCTATCAAAAGAAACTGATGGCAGACGCCAAGATCGTGGATAACAGCGACGCTAAATAATTCGCTTTTGGTCTGGCGGTACAGCGGGGCGGTCTTTTCAAGAAAGACCGCCCCGCTGCTTTGGCCTAGCCTTTTTATGCGTCCAACAATTTCAGCAAGCCCGCCTCATCCAGGATCGCGACGCCCAGCTCCTGGGCTTTGGTGAGTTTGCTGCCGGCATCGCTGCCGGCCACCACCCAGGCGGTTTTGCGCGAGACAGAGCCGCTGACCTTGCCCCCGGCAGCCAGCACCCGACGGGTTGCCTCGTCACGACTCAGGGTGGGCAAGGTACCGGTCAGCACCAAAGTCTTGCCTGCCAGGGCCTTGAGACCCTGCGGAGGGGCTTCAGTCTGGGGCTGAACCCCAGCCTCCTGCAAGGCGGTCACGACTTCGCGGTTATGCGCTTCGGCAAAAAAACGCCGGATGGAAGCAGCGACGACAGGGCCGACCTCAGGTACCTGCAGCAGGGCGTCCTCGGACGCATCCATCACCGCCGACAAGGTGCCGAAGTGGCGCGCCAGATCACGCGCCGTGGTATCCCCCACATGGCGGATGCCCAAGGCATACAGCAACCGCGATAAAGGCGGCTGGCGGCTGGCGGCAATGGCCTGCACCAGATTGGCGGCTGATTTACGCCCCATGCGTGGATATGTGGAAAGTTCCAGTTCGGTCAGGCTATAGAGATCGGCCAGCGTGTGCACCCGCCCGCCATCGACCAGTTGTTCAATGAGCTTGTCACCCAGACCATCAATGTCCAGCGCCTTGCGGCTGGCGGCATGCCACAGGGTTTGTTTGCGTTGAGCAGGACAGAACAAGCCGCCCGTGCAGCGCGTGATGATCTCGCCCTCCGGGCGCTCGACCGCCGAGCCGCACTCCGGACAGACAGGGCAGACCGCCAGCAAATCGAAGACTTGCGCATCGGCGGGACGATGCTGCAGCACCGGCGCCACGATTTCAGGGATCACATCGCCCGCGCGCCGCACGACCACGGTGTCGCCGATGCGGATGTCCTTGCGGCGGATTTCGTCCTCGTTGTGCAAGGTCGCATTCGTGACGGTCACCCCACCGACAAACACCGGCTGCAGCCGCGCCACGGGCGTGAGCGCGCCGGTGCGGCCCACCTGCACATCGATCCCCAGCAAGCGGGTGGTTTCTTCCTGGGCGGGGAACTTATGGGCAATGGCAAAACGCGGGGCGCGCGCCACAAAACCCAGGAGATCCTGAGCCTGCAGACTGTCGACCTTATAAACCACCCCATCGATATCGAAGGGCAGTGTGGGCCGAAGCGCCCCGACCGTCTGGTAAAAATCCAGCAAGGCCGCCGCCCCCCGGCAGGCCTGACGCCCCGGACTGACGGCAAACCCAAAGCCTGCCAGCCAGTCCAGCATGGCGGCATGGGTGGCATGCGGCAGCATGTTCTGGCCTGTGCCATCTTGAATCTGGCCCCAGCCATAGGCATAAAAGCGCAAAGGTCGGCTGGCTGTAACGCGCGGGTCCAACTGGCGCAGACTGCCTGCGGCCGCATTGCGCGGATTGACAAAGGGTTTTTCGCCACGGACGAGCTGCTGTTGATTCAGGTGCGCAAAATCTGCACGCGCCATCAGCACCTCGCCCCGGACTTCCAGGATTTCAGGCGCCTGAGCATCCCCATGCAAGCGCAACGGCACAGAACGCAAAGTACGGATATTCGCGGTGATGTCCTCGCCTTCGGTGCCATCGCCTCGCGTGGCGGCCTGGACCAGTTGACCATGTTGATAGCGCAGACTGACGGCCAAGCCATCGAATTTGTATTCGGCCAGATAATCCACCCCGGCAGGCTGTGCTGACCCAGGCGCAAACAAATCGGGCTGGGGACTGTCCGATTCGCCTGTCGGCTGCCGGGCCAGCAGGCCGGATTCGATCAGGATGGACTGCACCCGCTGGTCGAAGGCATAGATATCCTGGTCCTGGAAAGCATTGCCCAGAGACAGCATCCGCACCGCATGATGCACCGGCGCAAAGTGCCCGACAGGTGCCGCCCCCACCCGCTGGCTGGGAGAATCCTGTGTGATCCAGTCCGGGTGGGCTTGCTCGATGGCCTGCAACTGCTGCATCAGGCCGTCATATTCCGCATCCGAGACAGACGGATCGTCCAGCACATAATAGCGGTGGTTATGCGCCCGAATCTGCTCGCGCAAGCCCAGCAACTGCTGATGTAAAGCCGTATCGTTCACGAAAATATCCGGGCCGTGCGCTCAGTGCCTGCCAGAAAGCCGGATTTATCCAGCTGATCATACAAGGCACTGATCTGCCGGTCGATGGGTGGCGCTGAGCTGTCCTGGAACGTCCGCCCCTGATCATCCAGCACGTGGGCGTCCAAGCGTCCGGCCAGATCCCGGCCCACCGCCACCATGCGGCTGAAGGCCTGATCATCCGGGATGCTATTGGGTACATCCAGCAAGAGATCCACCCGATGCGTGTCTTCCCGGGCTGCAGCACCCAGCAGCAGGACAAAACGAGGCAAACCATTTTCAGCCATCCAGGCCCAGCCCTTGCTGGTCTGGACAAAACCGACCTCGGCTGCCGCCTGGGTGATGGCGGCCACCGAGCGCGGCGAGGCCAGCTGCAAAATCAAACCGACCTGCGCATCCATGGCAGCACAGCGGGCGTCCAGATCCGCCGCTTGGCTGAGGACGACAGATTGTTCGGGCGCCTCGATCTGGCCCTCGAAGCGTTCCGCCAGATTCTGGGCCTGGTTCCAGAGCTTGGACCATTCGATCGCCGTCAGGGGCCCACTGCGGTTGGCCATGACCACCGCCAGCTGCACCGACACATAGGACTCATCGGGCTGCACCTGAGCACCATAGCCCCCGCCCTCGCACTGGGCAAACACGCGCACAGGTTTCTTGCCGACCTGGGCCACATCTTGCAAGGCTTCCGCCAATGCAGCGCCCGGCACGGGATGCGCCAGCGCAATATCAATCACGGCCTCGCAGGCCGCATCAATATCCGCTGTGTCATCCAGTGGCGGGACTGGAGCAGGCTCGCCATCCCACAGGCCAGGTTCGCGCCGTTGCACGGTATTTTGCAACAGCACATCCTGGCCGGCATCGGACAGGGTGGGCCGCATACTGCGGCGCGCACGCCATTCCTGCCAGCCGTTATACAGCAGTACCAGGACGATCAGTGCCGCCCCTATCGAAATCAGCAAAATCTGCAATTCGCTCATGTGAACCTCGGTTGCGTGCCTAGCCTGCCGCAGCAGCCCACTGCAAGGCAGAATCCATATCTACCGCCACGATACGCGATACCCCTTGTTCCTGCATGGTGACACCCACCAGTTGACGGGCCATCTGCATGGCGATTTTATTATGTGAAATAAAGAGAAACTGAGTTTGACTGCTCATGCCACGGACTAAATTGGCATAGCGCTCGGTATTGGCATCGTCCAACGGAGCATCGACTTCGTCCAACAGGCAAAAGGGGGCTGGATTCAGTTTGAACAGGGCAAACACCAAAGCCGTGGCCGTCAGGGCTTTTTCGCCCCCCGACAGTAAATGGATGGTGCTGTTGCGTTTACCGGGCGGCTGCGCCATCACCTGGACCCCGGCATCCAGGATTTCATCGCCCGTCATGCTCAGGCGGGCTTCCCCACCGCCAAACAACTGCGGAAACAACTGGCCAAAATGCTCATTGACCGTATCGAAAGTCTGTACCAGCAATTCGCGAGTCTCGCGGTCGATCTTGCGAATGGCATTTTCCAAGGTTTCAATGGCGGACAATAAATCCTGGTATTGACTATCCAGAAAGCCTTTGCGTTCCTGGGCGACCTGGAGTTCCTCTAGTGCAGCCAGGTTCACCGCACCCAAGGCATCGACCCGCCGTGATACGCGCTGCACCTCGGACTGCAACCAATCCAGTTGCTGCCATTGGGGAGACTGTTCGGCCAGTTGCCGCTGCAAGGCTGCCCTATCCACCTGCTGGGCATCCAGTTGCTCGGCGTATTGTTCGATGGCCAGCCGCGCTGCCTGTTCTTTAAGCTGCAATTCGGTGATCCGGGCGCGCAGCGGGTCCAATTCATGCTCCAGGGTCAGCCGCCCCTCGTCGGCCTGACGCAGGGCCGCTGCCGCGTTGTCCTGCTGAATGCGCGCCTCGCGCAGAGTTTCTTCGGCCTCGGCACGGGTCTCCAGGGCATCTTGCAAGCCCGCCTGGGCGACCGACTCATCCAGTTCGAAGAGTTCGCCTTGCAAGGTATCCAGTTCGGCCTGAGCACGACGCCCCTGATCAGCGGCCAGCTGCAGATTGCGCCGCAACTCATCCAGACGGTGATGCAGGGTGCGCACCGCATACTCTGCCTCCTGGGCGGCACGTTCGCGTTCACGGCCCTGTTGACGGGCCTGTTCGGCCTGCTGCGCCAGCGCCTCGATCTGCTGATCCAAAACCGCATGGTTTTCCTGCTGCTCAGCCAGCACGGCATCCAGGGACTCGAAGCGAGCCTCGGCCTCTTCGCGCTGCCCCGCCAAAAGCTGCATTTGGGTCTGCGTCTCGTCCATGTCCAATGCCAGACGTTGGGCTTGCTCGTCGGTCTGGGCCAGTTGCTGCGTCAAGCGATGCTGCTGCAGCTGTGCCTCGTGCTGCGCCTGCATGCGTTCGGCAATCTGCACCCGCGCAGGCTGCAGGGCCTGATCCAGCGCCCTGCGGCGGGCCTGCGCCTGGGCCTGGGCATCCAAGGCCTGGTCAGCCACCAGTTGGGCGGCCCGGACTGCTCTGGCCAAGTCATCGATCTGCTGCTGGCGGGCCAGCAGCCCGGCCTGTTCGGAATCTGCGGCATAGAACCGCACGCTGCACAGATCGACCTGGTGCCCGGCGGGCAGCACCCAGCGCCCCCCGGGAGGAAGCTCGGCACGCCGGGCCAGGGCCTGCGCCAGGTCATCGCAAATAAACACGCCCTGCAGCCAGACTGACAGCAGAGGCGTCAGGGCAGAATCCCGCGCCTGAACCTGATCCAGGAGACGTACAGCCCCTGCAGGTGCAGGCAGGGCCGCAGCCTGGGCGTCTGGCAGTTGATAAAAGGCCAGCCGCGTCGGCGGGCTGTCCTGGGCAAATGCACGCACATGATCCAGCGTCCGCAGCCCCAGGGCATTCATGCGTTCGTGCAAAATGGACTCCAGCGCCGTGGCCCAAGCAGGCTCTACCTGCAGTTGCTGCCATAGACGCCCGAGTTCCTGCAAGCCCTGATGCTGCAACCAGGGCTGCAAGGCATCGTCGGATTGAATTTTTTCCTGTAATGCCAGCAAAGCCTGACGCCGGGCATCCAGACGATCCAGGTGCTGGCGGGCGTCCTGGCTGGCCTGTTGGGTCTGGGTCAGATCGGCCTCCAGCACCGACTGGCTGGCTTCAAGCGCCAGTACATGCGCCTGTGCCTCAGCCAGGCGCGACTCGGTGACCTTACACTCGCCGACCCAACGCTGCAATTCAGTGGGATCTGGCGCCCCCAGCGTCTGGCGCTCGTGCTGCAGGCGCGCCAGACGTTCGGCCAGCCTGCGCCATTGATGGTCCGCATCGCGCTGCGCCTGTGCCAGCAAGGCCAGGTCCTGCTCGGTACGGGCCAGGGTACGGCGCGATTCATCCCGTTGCTGATTGAAGGTACGCAGTTGTGCGTCCAGGCCGGGCAGGCCGTCTTGTGCAGTCTGGGACTGATCAGCCAGGATTTCGGCGCGGGCCTCGGCCTCGTCGCGCTGATCCTGGGCGGTCTCCAGGGCGGTCGTGCCATGGGCATGCTGATCCGCCCATTCCTGGATCTGGGACTGCAACTGGGTGCGCCGCGCCTGCAGGCGGTGGCGGGCATCCACGACATGGCGGATTTCGGCCTCGAGGCGGCTGACCAGGGCACCCGCCTCGAACAGGCGGCCTTGGGTCTGGTGAACGGCTTCGCCGGCGGCAAAATGCGCCTCGCGCTGGGACTCCAGACCTGCTTCCAGCGCCCGCAGCCGCGCGACGGCGGCATCGAGCTGGCTCTGGGCCTGCTCTGCCTGCAGCGCCAGGGCCTGGCGGCTGTCTCGGGCTGCTTGTTCGCGCAGCAACCACAGGGCTTGTTGCTTGAGTTCACCCTCGGACTGCAGGGCGCGATAGTCCGCTGCCACCTGAGCCTGGACCTGCAGCTTGTCGAGTTGGCGGGTGAGTTCGCGCAGGATATCGTCCAGGCGAGTCAGGTTTTCCCGGGTGTCCTGCAGGCGGTTTTCGGTTTCCCGGCGGCGTTCTTTATAGCGCGATACCCCGGCGGCTTCTTCAAGATAAACGCGCAGTTCTTCGGGGCGGGCCTCGATCAGGCGATTGATCATGCCCTGACCGATGATGGCATAGCCCCGCGTTCCCAGGCCTGTACCCAGAAATATATCGTGGATATCGCGTCGGCGCACCGCCTGGTTGTTGACAAAATAGCTGCTGGTGCCATCCCGGGTCAGGACCCGGCGCACGGCAATCTCGGCAAAGGTGGACCACTGGCCCGCAGCCCGGCCCTGGCTATTGTCGAAGACCAGTTCGACCGAAGCCCGGGCGGCGGGCTTACGCTGGCCCGAGCCATTGAAGATCACGTCCTGCATCGACGCACCGCGTAATTCAGAGGCTTTGGTTTCGCCCAAGACCCAGCGTACGGCGTCAATGATGTTGGATTTGCCGCAGCCGTTAGGGCCCACCACGCCCACTAATTCGCTGGGCGTAGGGATCAC belongs to Castellaniella sp. and includes:
- a CDS encoding ABC transporter substrate-binding protein; translation: MRLATSFRLTLGAAALLAALPLAVSAQIKVGVTVSATGPAASLGIPERDTVALLPTEIGGQAVEYIILDDATDTTQAVKNIRKFTADDHVDVVLGTSITPASLAMSDVAAETGTPMVSVAANAKLVEPVDGPRKWVFKTPQNDALMASALADAMVKQNVKTLGFIGFSDAYGEGWLQEMKAAAEAKGIKLVATERFARPDTSVTGQTLKLLAAKPDGILIAASGTPVALPQRELIERGYKGQIYQTHGAANNDVLRVCGQACEGMILPAGPLLVAAQLPDSNPVKDSALVYVKAYEGKYGPGTTNTFGGHMWDAGQLIADAIPRALKTGAKPGTPEFRAALRDALEQVNELAVSQGIFTMSPTDHAGLDKRARVMVKVVDGKWTYQPDL
- the msrB gene encoding peptide-methionine (R)-S-oxide reductase MsrB — protein: MNKITRTDAQWRAQLSPDEFNVTRLKHTERPFTGRYWDSTQAGTYVCVCCGTPLFVSDTKFDAGCGWPSYFQPIRPDSIREERDDSHGMVRIETLCATCDAHLGHVFPDGPAPTGLRYCINSLSLKFIPAE
- a CDS encoding septation protein A, which translates into the protein MKKFLFDLFPLILFFLAYKLGDSYVGKDAAIYVATGIAIVASVLQILWLALTRRKIEATHWINVSIITVFGGATILLHDDTFIKWKPTVLYWLFGVILLGTRLFAGRNLMRRLMGEKIALPDHAWARLNDSWAGFFIFSGMLNLYVAFSGRFTESQWVDFKVFGLTALLVVFVIVQSLWLGRHMQAQPDTAPEHLPAKPTDPS
- a CDS encoding BolA family protein; the encoded protein is MSTPADLPSAAVLLRDQLLQRLQVLSPSTLNLIDESHLHIGHAGAEGGARHFRLQIVSNQFHGHSTLARHRLVYDCVRDLMPYPVHALAIEASTPPSEGLS
- the ligA gene encoding NAD-dependent DNA ligase LigA; translation: MNDTALHQQLLGLREQIRAHNHRYYVLDDPSVSDAEYDGLMQQLQAIEQAHPDWITQDSPSQRVGAAPVGHFAPVHHAVRMLSLGNAFQDQDIYAFDQRVQSILIESGLLARQPTGESDSPQPDLFAPGSAQPAGVDYLAEYKFDGLAVSLRYQHGQLVQAATRGDGTEGEDITANIRTLRSVPLRLHGDAQAPEILEVRGEVLMARADFAHLNQQQLVRGEKPFVNPRNAAAGSLRQLDPRVTASRPLRFYAYGWGQIQDGTGQNMLPHATHAAMLDWLAGFGFAVSPGRQACRGAAALLDFYQTVGALRPTLPFDIDGVVYKVDSLQAQDLLGFVARAPRFAIAHKFPAQEETTRLLGIDVQVGRTGALTPVARLQPVFVGGVTVTNATLHNEDEIRRKDIRIGDTVVVRRAGDVIPEIVAPVLQHRPADAQVFDLLAVCPVCPECGSAVERPEGEIITRCTGGLFCPAQRKQTLWHAASRKALDIDGLGDKLIEQLVDGGRVHTLADLYSLTELELSTYPRMGRKSAANLVQAIAASRQPPLSRLLYALGIRHVGDTTARDLARHFGTLSAVMDASEDALLQVPEVGPVVAASIRRFFAEAHNREVVTALQEAGVQPQTEAPPQGLKALAGKTLVLTGTLPTLSRDEATRRVLAAGGKVSGSVSRKTAWVVAGSDAGSKLTKAQELGVAILDEAGLLKLLDA
- a CDS encoding cell division protein ZipA C-terminal FtsZ-binding domain-containing protein: MSELQILLISIGAALIVLVLLYNGWQEWRARRSMRPTLSDAGQDVLLQNTVQRREPGLWDGEPAPVPPLDDTADIDAACEAVIDIALAHPVPGAALAEALQDVAQVGKKPVRVFAQCEGGGYGAQVQPDESYVSVQLAVVMANRSGPLTAIEWSKLWNQAQNLAERFEGQIEAPEQSVVLSQAADLDARCAAMDAQVGLILQLASPRSVAAITQAAAEVGFVQTSKGWAWMAENGLPRFVLLLGAAAREDTHRVDLLLDVPNSIPDDQAFSRMVAVGRDLAGRLDAHVLDDQGRTFQDSSAPPIDRQISALYDQLDKSGFLAGTERTARIFS
- the smc gene encoding chromosome segregation protein SMC, which produces MRLTQIKLAGFKSFVDPTVIPTPSELVGVVGPNGCGKSNIIDAVRWVLGETKASELRGASMQDVIFNGSGQRKPAARASVELVFDNSQGRAAGQWSTFAEIAVRRVLTRDGTSSYFVNNQAVRRRDIHDIFLGTGLGTRGYAIIGQGMINRLIEARPEELRVYLEEAAGVSRYKERRRETENRLQDTRENLTRLDDILRELTRQLDKLQVQAQVAADYRALQSEGELKQQALWLLREQAARDSRQALALQAEQAQSQLDAAVARLRALEAGLESQREAHFAAGEAVHQTQGRLFEAGALVSRLEAEIRHVVDARHRLQARRTQLQSQIQEWADQHAHGTTALETAQDQRDEAEARAEILADQSQTAQDGLPGLDAQLRTFNQQRDESRRTLARTEQDLALLAQAQRDADHQWRRLAERLARLQHERQTLGAPDPTELQRWVGECKVTESRLAEAQAHVLALEASQSVLEADLTQTQQASQDARQHLDRLDARRQALLALQEKIQSDDALQPWLQHQGLQELGRLWQQLQVEPAWATALESILHERMNALGLRTLDHVRAFAQDSPPTRLAFYQLPDAQAAALPAPAGAVRLLDQVQARDSALTPLLSVWLQGVFICDDLAQALARRAELPPGGRWVLPAGHQVDLCSVRFYAADSEQAGLLARQQQIDDLARAVRAAQLVADQALDAQAQAQARRRALDQALQPARVQIAERMQAQHEAQLQQHRLTQQLAQTDEQAQRLALDMDETQTQMQLLAGQREEAEARFESLDAVLAEQQENHAVLDQQIEALAQQAEQARQQGRERERAAQEAEYAVRTLHHRLDELRRNLQLAADQGRRAQAELDTLQGELFELDESVAQAGLQDALETRAEAEETLREARIQQDNAAAALRQADEGRLTLEHELDPLRARITELQLKEQAARLAIEQYAEQLDAQQVDRAALQRQLAEQSPQWQQLDWLQSEVQRVSRRVDALGAVNLAALEELQVAQERKGFLDSQYQDLLSAIETLENAIRKIDRETRELLVQTFDTVNEHFGQLFPQLFGGGEARLSMTGDEILDAGVQVMAQPPGKRNSTIHLLSGGEKALTATALVFALFKLNPAPFCLLDEVDAPLDDANTERYANLVRGMSSQTQFLFISHNKIAMQMARQLVGVTMQEQGVSRIVAVDMDSALQWAAAAG